The window GATCCTGATCCTGAGCCCCAACATCCTGGGCAGCGGGATCAGCGTCGCGGAGAACGTGTTCGGGGGTGGGACGGCGGGGAACATCCGGGCGTACCTCCTCGCGGCCCTGATTCCGGTCGTGTACGTGCTCGTGGACCTGTTCGTCAACCGCAACGTCAGCCCGGTCGCCCTCATCGGCGGGGCGGGGGCGATCCTCTCTGGGGGGCTCGCCTTCTGGTACGTGGACGGCTTCTGGTACGCGATCAAGGACAGCGCCCGCTCGTACCTGACGGGCCTGCTCTTCCTGATCAGCGCGGCGACGAGCGTGCCCCTCTTCCGGGTGTTTCTCGACGCCGCCAGCATCGGGGAGAAGCCGGGGGACCGCGCGGCCACCCAGCAGGCGATGCGCGACCCGCAGATTCACCGCGCGCTCGCCCTCGGGACGGTCGCCTTCGCGGTGGTGGACCTGATCGGCGGCGTGGTGAACAGCGTCGTGAACTTCGACCGGGTGACGGCCCGCTTCGGCACCGACGCCTTCAATGCCCAGATCGCCGAGGTCAACGCGATCATGCGTGTGCCCGCCTTGATCATCAGCCTCGCCGGGGTGGCGCTGGCCCTGTGGCTCGTGCAGAACGCGGTGCGGCGGCGCTACGGGGCGGGAGCGAGCCTCTTCGAGCCCGCCA is drawn from Deinococcus planocerae and contains these coding sequences:
- a CDS encoding VC0807 family protein, which gives rise to MTAPRTPHPATPSKKPAAGVPKTVWDLVFTLIIPILILSPNILGSGISVAENVFGGGTAGNIRAYLLAALIPVVYVLVDLFVNRNVSPVALIGGAGAILSGGLAFWYVDGFWYAIKDSARSYLTGLLFLISAATSVPLFRVFLDAASIGEKPGDRAATQQAMRDPQIHRALALGTVAFAVVDLIGGVVNSVVNFDRVTARFGTDAFNAQIAEVNAIMRVPALIISLAGVALALWLVQNAVRRRYGAGASLFEPAKLAERMRERGELTA